A stretch of the Janthinobacterium sp. B9-8 genome encodes the following:
- the cheD gene encoding chemoreceptor glutamine deamidase CheD — protein sequence MSKGYEEVLAPTLYFDKSFDIDAAKLLPGEYYVTGRNMLLVTVLGSCVAACIRDRKTGVGGMNHFMLPEAADEATAMAGLATRYGTYAMEMLINQIMKMGGSKSSLEAKIFGGGNVLRGFTVSNIGQKNVDFVRSFLDLERIPVVSEDLLDVFPRKVYFFPQTGRVLVKKLKAVHNNTIVEREKDYSSRLQYAKQGGDIDLF from the coding sequence GGATATGAAGAGGTCTTAGCACCAACGCTCTATTTTGATAAAAGCTTTGATATCGATGCCGCTAAATTATTGCCGGGAGAATACTATGTAACCGGGCGCAATATGCTGCTCGTAACGGTATTGGGCTCTTGTGTGGCTGCCTGTATCCGGGATAGAAAAACCGGTGTTGGTGGAATGAATCACTTTATGTTGCCAGAAGCGGCGGATGAAGCAACGGCTATGGCAGGTTTGGCCACGCGCTATGGCACGTATGCAATGGAAATGCTGATTAATCAGATTATGAAAATGGGTGGATCTAAAAGCTCACTCGAAGCAAAAATATTCGGCGGAGGAAATGTATTACGCGGTTTTACTGTTTCAAATATCGGCCAGAAAAATGTTGATTTTGTTCGGTCTTTTTTAGATTTAGAAAGAATACCGGTGGTGTCAGAGGATTTGCTTGATGTTTTTCCTCGTAAAGTTTATTTTTTTCCGCAAACCGGTCGTGTATTAGTCAAAAAACTCAAGGCTGTGCATAACAATACAATTGTTGAGCGGGAAAAAGATTATAGCTCTAGGCTTCAATATGCCAAGCAGGGTGGAGATATTGATCTGTTTTAA